Proteins encoded within one genomic window of Setaria italica strain Yugu1 chromosome IV, Setaria_italica_v2.0, whole genome shotgun sequence:
- the LOC101778006 gene encoding RING-H2 finger protein ATL39 — translation MSAAAEEYPWRAQQVFGDAMAAQRSALVLASYPVLLLLVILAAFVRYLWVALAMYCALLFVLSCASRTFAARAASDEEEARLSRGGLSPTAITPVAPAFPYEPPAAGAPVSDCAVCLEAMKAGEAARRLPACAHAFHVGCIDMWLDSHATCPVCRCHVVPQKKGGKEPPEGPVQQPSIEPPPV, via the coding sequence atgtcggcggcggcggaggagtacCCGTGGCGCGCGCAGCAGGTCTTCGGCGACGCCATGGCGGCGCAGCGGAGCGCGCTGGTGCTCGCGTCGTACCCGgtgctgctcctcctcgtcatcctggCCGCGTTCGTCCGGTACCTGTGGGTCGCGCTTGCCATGTACTGCGCGCTCCTCTTCGTGCTCTCCTGCGCGTCCCGCACGTTCGCCGCCCGGGCCGccagcgacgaggaggaggcgcggctcaGCCGGGGCGGGCTCTCGCCGACCGCCATCACGCCGGTCGCCCCGGCGTTCCCGTACGAGCCGCCGGCTGCGGGCGCGCCCGTCAGCGACTGCGCGGTGTGCCTCGAGGCGATGAaggccggggaggcggcgcggcggctgccggcgtgCGCGCACGCGTTCCACGTCGGCTGCATCGACATGTGGCTCGACTCGCACGCGACGTGCCCCGTGTGCAGGTGCCATGTCGTGCCGCAGAAGAAGGGAGGCAAAGAACCGCCCGAGGGGCCCGTGCAGCAGCCGTCGATCGAGCCGCCGCCGGTGTAG
- the LOC101770282 gene encoding probable E3 ubiquitin-protein ligase ATL45 produces MLTLHPRAVAGVAAEAAAPEDGHDEGRACYCVVAACVSLLLFVVLAAATANVAKACAVSGAAVLLLGLAGCLAPSWDGVPAAARQQAPTAPVRLVVHHRCAACGLPDAAIGALPMFAYEPPPPPPVAKGGGGDDKPRRSSSVLLCAVCLEDVRAGEVVRQLPACRHLFHVDCVDAWLRAHRTCPLCRCDLSPPNVTSKAVTPAPAAAAAVTVESSPDALPPV; encoded by the coding sequence ATGCTGACGCTGCACCcgagggcggtggcgggcgtcgccgcggaggcggcggcgcccgaggACGGCCACGACGAGGGCCGCGCCTGCTACTGCGTCGTGGCGGCCTGCGTCTCGCTGCTGCTCTTCGTCGTgctggccgccgccacggccaacGTCGCCAAGGCTTGCGCCGTATCTGGCGCGGCCgtgctcctgctcggcctcgccgGCTGCCTCGCGCCCTCGTGGGATGGtgttccagcggcggcgcggcagcaggCTCCCACTGCGCCCGTGCGGCTGGTGGTGCACCACCGCTGCGCCGCGTGCGGGCTGCCGGACGCCGCCATTGGCGCGCTCCCGATGTTCGCGTAcgagcctccgccgccgccgcccgtggcgaagggcggcggcggcgacgacaagCCGCGCCGCAGCAGCTCCGTGCTGCTCTGCGCGGTGTGCCTGGAGGACGTGCGGGCCGGCGAGGTGGTGCGCCAGCTCCCGGCGTGCCGCCACCTCTTCCACGTCGACTGCGTCGACGCCTGGCTGCGCGCGCACAGGacctgcccgctctgccgcTGCGACCTCTCCCCGCCGAACGTCACCTCGAAGGCTGTCACCcctgccccggccgccgccgccgccgtcacggtGGAATCCTCGCCCGACGCCCTGCCGCCGGTGTGA